A portion of the Stigmatella aurantiaca DW4/3-1 genome contains these proteins:
- a CDS encoding YdeI/OmpD-associated family protein encodes MGVKKKTVKPPAGELPVMAFAKPRAWAAWLDKHHASSKGVWLKHAKKGSGVTSVTYAEALEVALAWGWIDGQRRAYDEAAYLQKFTPRGPRSIWSKINREKALALIAAGEMKPSGLAAVERAKREGRWEAAYDSPSRAVASEDFLAALGANPRAQAFFETLNAVNRYALYFRIQTAKKPETRARRIAQFVEMLARHEKIHS; translated from the coding sequence ATGGGAGTGAAGAAGAAGACGGTGAAGCCGCCTGCTGGGGAACTGCCGGTCATGGCCTTCGCGAAGCCGCGGGCCTGGGCGGCCTGGCTCGACAAGCACCACGCGTCGTCGAAGGGGGTGTGGCTGAAGCATGCCAAGAAGGGCTCCGGCGTCACATCGGTCACCTACGCGGAGGCGCTGGAGGTGGCGCTCGCATGGGGCTGGATCGACGGACAGCGGCGGGCCTATGACGAGGCTGCGTATCTCCAGAAGTTCACGCCCCGGGGGCCTCGGAGCATCTGGTCCAAGATCAACCGGGAGAAGGCGCTGGCCCTCATCGCGGCCGGGGAGATGAAGCCCTCGGGGCTCGCGGCGGTGGAGCGGGCGAAGCGCGAGGGCCGTTGGGAGGCAGCCTATGACTCGCCCAGCCGCGCGGTGGCTTCCGAGGATTTCCTCGCGGCCCTGGGCGCCAATCCCCGGGCCCAGGCCTTCTTCGAGACCCTGAACGCGGTGAACCGCTACGCGCTGTACTTCCGGATCCAGACCGCGAAGAAGCCCGAGACCCGCGCCCGGCGCATCGCCCAGTTCGTGGAGATGCTCGCCCGGCATGAAAAGATCCACTCATGA
- a CDS encoding VWA domain-containing protein: protein MSFSLPQALVLLVPLGLFLWKRGARPGVPMALRWVLLVLAVGALAGPELVLRHAGSDVVVVVDRSRSMPLDADAGALELVKLLEGQRRAGDRLGVIAFGREARVEQPLSAEGTFGGFSRPVDAEASELAAALDAAEALIPPERAGRVLVVADGRATGADARGAARRLAARGIAVDFRHVARAAVPLDLAVVSLDVPAVVSAREPFQFSAVVVASGAVTGTVLLERDGQPLVKGPFEFHPGANVLPFRDLVEKEGLARYRLKVETPGDGVLENDEGRAVLRVEGPPRVLLLSRQPAGTLAQALEAAGLRLEVREPFPLSLDHLDGVGAVVLENVDANALGEPGLQALASYVEQAGGGLVMTGGRDSFGQGGYRRSVLEPVLPVSLELREEQRRTSVALSVLMDCSCSMGVTVPDGRTKMEVAAEGVVGALTLLNEKDDASVHMVDTEPHEIFSLSSVGEGLPLNKVARGFSGGGGIFVGEALREGKTQILRSDKATRHVLLFSDAADSEEPDDYRATLAALRRENVTVSVIGLGTPKDSDADLLREVAQLGGGRIYFAEDALSLPRIFSQETITVARAAFVDVPTSLEAAPDLPLLGRLPALGLPQVGGYNLTYLKPQANVAMRTLDENAAPLLAMWPRGVGRAVAFMAEVDGPFTGELREWGGLRATLEGMVRWSMQEGSGPQDAAVARAERRGNLLRVTLDLAPGEPMPTALPSLVVLPGEGGGAPVEVQMRWEDEDRLVAEYTLPGRGTWHPVVKLGSRVLRAPPVAFPYAPEFEPGSAAQGLELLRGVAQAGGGVERLSLAGLFADAPVSEGRVALAPWLVGFAVLVLLTEVGVRRFFSSPRLRKPVLARGLSPAGASAASSVNAVPPKAPAAPVSPEPAAAPEGQKQPEGGVDSALEAARARARKRLGR from the coding sequence GTGAGCTTCTCCCTGCCACAAGCCCTGGTGCTGCTGGTCCCCTTGGGGCTCTTCCTCTGGAAGCGGGGCGCCCGGCCGGGCGTGCCCATGGCCCTCAGGTGGGTGCTGCTGGTGCTCGCCGTGGGGGCGCTCGCCGGGCCCGAGCTGGTGCTGCGTCACGCGGGCAGCGACGTGGTGGTGGTGGTGGACCGCTCCCGCTCCATGCCGCTGGACGCGGACGCGGGGGCGCTGGAGCTGGTGAAGCTGCTGGAGGGCCAGCGGCGAGCGGGGGACCGGTTGGGGGTCATCGCCTTCGGACGCGAGGCCCGGGTGGAGCAGCCCCTGAGCGCGGAGGGCACCTTCGGGGGCTTCTCCCGGCCGGTGGATGCGGAAGCCTCGGAGCTCGCGGCGGCGCTGGATGCGGCCGAGGCCCTCATTCCGCCCGAGCGCGCCGGCCGGGTGCTGGTGGTGGCGGATGGGCGGGCCACGGGTGCGGACGCACGGGGGGCGGCCCGGCGGCTGGCGGCCCGGGGCATCGCCGTGGACTTCCGCCATGTGGCGCGCGCGGCGGTGCCGCTGGATCTGGCCGTCGTCTCGCTGGACGTGCCCGCGGTGGTGTCCGCGCGCGAGCCCTTTCAGTTCTCCGCCGTGGTGGTGGCCTCCGGGGCGGTGACGGGCACGGTGCTCCTGGAGCGCGACGGCCAGCCCCTGGTGAAAGGGCCCTTCGAGTTCCATCCGGGTGCCAACGTGCTGCCCTTTCGAGACCTGGTCGAGAAGGAGGGGTTGGCCCGCTATCGCCTCAAGGTGGAGACGCCCGGGGACGGCGTCCTGGAGAACGACGAGGGCCGCGCGGTGTTGCGCGTGGAAGGGCCGCCGCGCGTGCTGCTCCTCAGCCGTCAGCCCGCGGGAACGCTGGCCCAGGCGCTGGAGGCCGCGGGCCTGAGGCTGGAGGTGCGCGAGCCCTTCCCGCTGTCGCTGGACCACCTGGATGGGGTGGGCGCGGTGGTGCTGGAGAACGTGGACGCCAACGCCCTGGGCGAGCCCGGCCTTCAGGCGCTGGCGTCCTACGTGGAGCAGGCGGGCGGCGGGCTCGTGATGACGGGAGGCCGGGACAGCTTCGGCCAGGGAGGCTACCGGCGCTCGGTGCTGGAGCCGGTGCTGCCCGTGTCGCTGGAACTGCGCGAGGAGCAACGCCGGACCTCCGTGGCCCTCAGCGTGCTGATGGATTGCAGCTGCTCGATGGGGGTGACGGTGCCGGATGGCCGCACGAAGATGGAGGTGGCCGCCGAGGGCGTGGTGGGGGCACTCACCCTGCTCAACGAGAAGGACGATGCCTCGGTGCACATGGTGGACACCGAGCCACATGAAATCTTCTCCCTGAGCTCGGTGGGGGAGGGGTTGCCCCTGAACAAGGTGGCGCGTGGCTTCAGCGGGGGGGGAGGCATCTTCGTGGGCGAGGCCCTGCGCGAGGGAAAGACGCAGATCCTCCGCAGCGACAAGGCCACGCGGCACGTGCTGCTGTTCTCGGACGCGGCGGACTCGGAGGAGCCGGATGACTACCGGGCGACGCTGGCCGCGCTGCGGCGGGAGAACGTGACGGTGTCGGTCATCGGCCTGGGCACGCCGAAGGACTCGGACGCGGACCTGCTGCGGGAGGTGGCCCAGTTGGGCGGAGGCCGCATCTACTTCGCCGAAGACGCGCTGAGCCTGCCGCGCATCTTCAGCCAGGAGACGATCACCGTGGCGCGCGCGGCCTTCGTGGATGTGCCCACCTCGCTGGAGGCGGCGCCAGACCTGCCGCTGCTGGGGCGGCTGCCCGCGCTGGGGCTGCCACAGGTGGGTGGGTACAACCTCACGTACCTCAAGCCCCAGGCGAACGTCGCGATGCGCACGCTGGACGAGAACGCCGCGCCCTTGCTGGCGATGTGGCCCCGGGGCGTGGGGCGCGCGGTGGCCTTCATGGCGGAGGTGGATGGACCTTTCACCGGCGAACTGCGCGAGTGGGGAGGGCTGCGCGCGACGCTGGAGGGCATGGTGCGCTGGTCCATGCAGGAGGGGAGTGGGCCTCAAGACGCGGCGGTGGCACGGGCAGAGCGCCGGGGGAACCTGCTGAGGGTGACGCTGGATCTGGCGCCCGGGGAGCCGATGCCCACGGCGCTCCCCTCGCTGGTGGTGCTGCCGGGAGAGGGCGGCGGGGCACCGGTGGAGGTGCAGATGCGCTGGGAGGACGAGGACCGCCTGGTGGCGGAGTACACGCTGCCGGGCCGAGGCACCTGGCACCCCGTGGTGAAGCTGGGCTCGCGGGTGCTGCGGGCGCCGCCCGTGGCGTTTCCTTATGCGCCGGAGTTCGAGCCGGGCAGCGCGGCGCAGGGGCTGGAGCTGCTGCGCGGGGTGGCCCAGGCGGGGGGCGGGGTGGAGCGGCTGTCGCTGGCGGGCCTGTTCGCCGATGCGCCCGTGTCCGAGGGCCGCGTGGCGCTGGCGCCCTGGCTGGTGGGGTTCGCGGTGCTGGTGCTGCTGACCGAGGTGGGGGTGCGCCGCTTCTTCTCCAGTCCTCGCTTGCGCAAGCCTGTCCTCGCGCGGGGCCTGAGCCCCGCCGGGGCGAGTGCCGCCTCCTCCGTGAACGCCGTGCCCCCGAAAGCGCCTGCCGCCCCCGTGTCCCCGGAGCCCGCGGCGGCGCCAGAAGGCCAGAAACAACCCGAGGGGGGCGTGGACTCGGCCCTGGAGGCCGCCCGCGCTCGGGCCCGTAAGAGGTTGGGACGCTGA
- a CDS encoding serine/threonine-protein kinase, with protein sequence MVAFRAGHLLPSVQGAGSLSFQEERAFLRQRLVFLYKTLFALSAGFFAVTAGAGLLLQHRSWERVFFSTGASAHLLSILGSLGCWLICRNAVLSIRALKWLEGLALVGLLYLLKLSSYATDDVYALMLGTSCASISRAVFIPTSVRRTFWLSLACALPDAPLLALSLHTRAVGDILQPTLDALLWSGINVTLATLVCQTIYGLRQQVRDAHRLGQYTLLEPLGAGSMGEVFLASHALLRRHTAIKVLRPDAGGQDLERFEREVQLTSQLTHPNTIAIYDYGRTADGLFYYAMEYLEGMDLAELLAASGPQPPERVIHILSQVCGALEEAHGRGMLHRDIKPANLFLCRRRGIPDLVKVLDFGLVKQLGGIEEPGATEGPMLAGTPLYLSPETLSSPEKVDARSDLYSLGAVGYALLTGHHVFEGQSASEICAHHVNTLPTHPEVRLGTALPADLCCIILRCLEKQPETRFASARELRAALEACVHARAWTEQEAEQWWEAQQDSELEKTFVRSNPLALSQTLVTDLSHRAA encoded by the coding sequence ATGGTTGCCTTCCGAGCAGGACACCTTCTGCCTTCGGTTCAGGGCGCGGGCTCGCTCTCCTTTCAAGAGGAGCGCGCGTTCCTGCGGCAACGGTTGGTATTTCTGTACAAGACGCTCTTCGCGCTCTCCGCCGGCTTCTTCGCCGTCACCGCGGGGGCCGGGCTCTTGCTCCAGCATCGCTCGTGGGAGCGTGTCTTCTTCAGCACCGGCGCTTCGGCCCACCTGCTCAGCATCCTGGGCTCGCTCGGGTGCTGGCTCATCTGCCGCAATGCGGTGCTCTCCATCCGGGCCCTGAAGTGGCTGGAGGGGCTGGCCCTGGTGGGGTTGCTGTATCTCTTGAAGCTCAGCTCCTACGCCACCGACGATGTCTATGCGCTGATGCTCGGCACCAGCTGCGCGAGCATCTCCCGCGCGGTCTTCATCCCCACCTCCGTGCGCAGAACGTTCTGGCTCTCCCTGGCGTGCGCCCTGCCGGACGCGCCCCTCCTGGCGCTGAGCCTCCACACCCGCGCTGTCGGCGACATCCTGCAACCCACGCTCGACGCGCTGCTCTGGAGCGGCATCAACGTCACCCTGGCCACCCTCGTCTGCCAGACCATCTACGGGCTGCGGCAGCAGGTGCGCGATGCCCACCGCCTGGGCCAGTACACCCTGCTGGAGCCGCTGGGAGCAGGCTCCATGGGCGAGGTGTTCCTGGCCAGCCATGCCCTGCTGCGCCGCCACACCGCCATCAAGGTCCTGCGTCCCGACGCGGGGGGACAGGACCTCGAGCGCTTCGAGCGCGAGGTGCAGCTCACCAGCCAGCTCACCCACCCCAACACCATCGCCATCTACGACTACGGCCGCACCGCCGACGGGCTCTTCTATTACGCCATGGAGTACCTGGAGGGGATGGACCTGGCGGAGCTTCTGGCCGCGTCGGGGCCCCAGCCGCCCGAGCGCGTCATCCACATCCTCAGCCAGGTGTGCGGCGCGCTCGAGGAGGCGCACGGCCGGGGAATGCTCCACCGGGACATCAAGCCCGCGAACCTCTTTCTCTGCCGGCGCCGGGGCATCCCGGACCTGGTGAAGGTGCTGGACTTCGGGTTGGTGAAGCAACTGGGGGGCATCGAGGAGCCAGGCGCCACCGAGGGCCCCATGCTGGCCGGGACGCCGCTCTACCTGTCTCCCGAGACGCTCTCTTCCCCGGAGAAGGTGGACGCGCGCTCGGATCTCTACTCGCTGGGCGCGGTGGGGTACGCCTTGCTCACAGGCCACCACGTCTTCGAGGGGCAGAGCGCCTCGGAGATCTGCGCGCACCACGTGAACACGCTGCCCACACACCCGGAGGTCCGCCTGGGCACCGCGCTGCCCGCGGACCTGTGCTGCATCATCCTGCGCTGCCTGGAGAAGCAGCCCGAGACCCGGTTCGCCAGCGCCCGGGAGCTGCGCGCGGCCTTGGAGGCGTGCGTGCACGCCCGGGCTTGGACGGAGCAAGAGGCCGAGCAGTGGTGGGAGGCCCAGCAGGACTCGGAGTTGGAGAAGACGTTCGTGCGCTCAAACCCCCTGGCGCTCTCCCAGACGCTGGTGACGGACCTGAGCCATCGCGCGGCGTAG
- a CDS encoding vWA domain-containing protein: MSFGFPWGLLALGAWVPLAAAYFLRRRQKPVTVSALFLWRTPRPRAEAGPRFERFTREASFLLEALAVLAAALFLADVRWGEDSRGRHVVLVVDGSLSLSARGPEGVRVLEHVRREAAQRVKEVRATRVTVLASGLSPRVLAGPEAEPSRALAALESFQALGASHEVTATLLWAQELAGPGRHVHFFTDALPEEGVAVPPTVRWTALGAPRDNVALVSAQRRDEGSRATVTLRVARFGGPERVDLRILARPGAGAKEGSERSERVELPAEGSATVRLTFENAGEVEVSLPPDALPEDGQVRLVPSAVRPVRLALAEALEPPARQALERFLRVAPGVEVDAAEGALVWGPPGTDARLTVGAAGTLRTFVGPFFSEKGHPLLDDVQLGGVRWTAGDNPPGHPLVTAGDAVLLSEEDGRIHLNLALSRSNLQRTPAWPVLLGNVLREARRTKEGFPRRQLNVGEPLPVVTEPGARYALEGPLGEKPLFGAGALTLPAPPVPGRYALVREGERVDVADVLSLDARESDLRGRGRGEREAQAAETDAQDAGPAGRARWPLVVLLGALLADFYVTRRL, encoded by the coding sequence GTGAGCTTCGGCTTTCCCTGGGGATTGCTGGCACTGGGGGCGTGGGTGCCCCTGGCGGCGGCCTACTTCCTGCGGCGGCGGCAGAAGCCTGTCACCGTGAGCGCCCTCTTCCTCTGGCGCACGCCCCGCCCCCGGGCCGAGGCGGGGCCGCGTTTCGAGCGTTTCACCCGCGAGGCCTCCTTCTTGTTGGAGGCGCTGGCGGTGCTCGCCGCGGCCCTCTTCCTGGCGGATGTGCGCTGGGGGGAGGACTCCCGGGGGCGCCACGTGGTGCTGGTGGTGGATGGCAGCCTCTCGCTCTCGGCACGGGGGCCGGAGGGGGTGAGGGTGCTGGAGCACGTGCGCCGCGAGGCCGCCCAGCGGGTGAAGGAGGTGCGCGCCACGCGGGTGACGGTGCTGGCCAGTGGCTTGTCGCCCCGGGTGCTCGCGGGGCCGGAGGCAGAGCCCTCGCGGGCGCTGGCGGCGCTGGAGTCCTTCCAGGCGCTGGGGGCCAGCCATGAGGTGACGGCCACCTTATTATGGGCGCAGGAGCTGGCCGGGCCGGGCCGGCACGTGCACTTCTTCACGGACGCGCTGCCGGAGGAGGGCGTGGCGGTTCCCCCCACGGTGCGGTGGACGGCGCTGGGCGCCCCCCGGGACAACGTGGCGCTGGTGTCCGCGCAGCGCCGGGACGAGGGCTCCCGGGCGACGGTGACGCTGCGGGTGGCTCGCTTCGGCGGCCCGGAGCGGGTGGACCTGCGCATTCTCGCGCGGCCCGGAGCGGGCGCGAAGGAGGGCTCCGAGCGGAGCGAACGGGTGGAACTGCCCGCCGAGGGCTCGGCCACGGTGCGGCTGACCTTCGAGAACGCCGGGGAGGTGGAGGTGTCGCTGCCCCCGGACGCGCTGCCGGAGGATGGCCAGGTGCGGCTGGTGCCCTCCGCGGTGCGTCCGGTGCGCCTGGCCCTGGCGGAGGCGCTGGAGCCGCCCGCGCGCCAGGCGCTGGAGCGCTTCTTGAGGGTGGCGCCGGGCGTGGAGGTGGACGCGGCGGAAGGCGCGCTCGTGTGGGGCCCTCCGGGCACGGATGCGCGGCTGACGGTGGGCGCGGCCGGCACGCTGCGCACCTTCGTGGGGCCCTTCTTCTCGGAAAAGGGCCATCCGCTGTTGGACGACGTGCAACTGGGCGGTGTGCGGTGGACGGCCGGGGACAACCCTCCGGGGCACCCACTGGTGACGGCGGGGGACGCGGTGTTGCTGTCCGAGGAGGACGGGCGGATCCACCTCAACCTGGCGTTGTCCCGCTCCAACCTTCAGCGCACCCCGGCCTGGCCGGTGTTGCTGGGGAACGTGCTGCGCGAGGCGAGGCGGACGAAGGAGGGGTTCCCGCGGCGGCAGCTCAACGTGGGCGAGCCGCTGCCCGTGGTGACGGAGCCGGGAGCCCGCTACGCGCTGGAAGGACCGTTGGGAGAGAAGCCCCTCTTTGGCGCCGGTGCGCTCACCCTGCCCGCCCCGCCCGTGCCGGGCCGCTATGCGCTGGTGCGGGAGGGCGAGCGGGTGGACGTGGCGGACGTGCTGTCCCTGGACGCGCGGGAGTCGGATCTGCGGGGCCGGGGCCGAGGGGAGCGCGAAGCCCAGGCCGCGGAGACGGACGCGCAGGACGCGGGCCCGGCAGGACGGGCGCGCTGGCCCCTGGTGGTGCTCCTGGGCGCGTTGCTGGCGGACTTCTACGTGACACGGAGGCTGTGA
- a CDS encoding DUF58 domain-containing protein: MDDKAVARLAPGLTLALPRVPHRGRVGEVRATSVGASMELHDFRAYQPGDDLRQVDWNAVARTGEMVLRVRQDEVSPRLEVLVDGSRSMALSAGKEARARELALLTVEVGGLQGLTPTVLTAGARAERTQGAACRSALRASVFDAGDDLPRALGRLPPLRPCGLRVVVSDFLFEADLDGLVARLSRGAAALFLVQVLDAEDLEPSGGEGARLVDAESGAALEELLSEEVLAAYARRFTEHQRMLRASALRARAALLTAPAPEPLEALVRGPLRALFLAGGGA, from the coding sequence GTGGACGACAAGGCGGTGGCCCGGTTGGCGCCGGGGTTGACCCTGGCGCTGCCCCGCGTGCCCCACCGGGGACGGGTGGGCGAGGTGCGCGCCACCTCCGTGGGCGCCTCGATGGAGCTGCATGACTTCCGCGCCTACCAGCCCGGCGATGACCTGCGGCAGGTGGACTGGAACGCGGTGGCGCGCACCGGGGAGATGGTGCTCCGGGTCCGCCAGGACGAGGTGTCGCCGCGCCTGGAGGTGTTGGTGGATGGCTCGCGCTCCATGGCGCTCAGCGCGGGCAAGGAGGCGCGCGCGCGGGAGCTGGCGCTGCTGACGGTGGAGGTGGGCGGGCTGCAAGGGTTGACGCCCACGGTGCTCACCGCGGGGGCTCGGGCGGAGCGGACACAAGGAGCCGCCTGCCGCTCGGCGCTGCGGGCTTCGGTGTTCGACGCGGGGGATGATCTGCCACGGGCCTTGGGGCGGCTCCCGCCGCTGAGGCCGTGCGGCCTGCGGGTGGTGGTGAGCGACTTTCTCTTCGAGGCGGACCTGGACGGCCTGGTGGCCCGGCTGTCGCGCGGGGCCGCGGCCCTGTTCCTGGTGCAGGTGCTGGACGCGGAGGACCTGGAGCCTTCGGGCGGCGAGGGGGCGCGGCTGGTGGATGCCGAGAGTGGCGCGGCGCTGGAGGAGCTGCTCTCCGAGGAGGTGCTGGCCGCCTACGCGCGCCGCTTCACGGAGCACCAGCGGATGCTGCGCGCCTCGGCGCTTCGGGCGCGGGCGGCCCTGTTGACCGCGCCCGCGCCCGAGCCGCTGGAGGCGCTGGTGCGAGGCCCCTTGCGTGCCCTCTTCCTCGCGGGAGGCGGCGCGTGA
- a CDS encoding ABC transporter permease has translation MSEDVAPLPSRWARLGERLGERLNPLVVKEVRQGLRTRLFWVCFGLMLLACLLVSLLAYADMSGGSYRPKGQTYFFTFFVFLGLVHFFIIPYSAYRSLAREREDETWVLLTLTGLGPRRILRGKVASFLIQAGLYASAAGPFLLFSYYLNGIELPIILVVLALGALWLVFLTVLAVCAATLADGRLGRAFMHFVVLGTLGAGVAQGLGVAFALSTGSSRMMRGEDFFYVVGVAVWLMVSYGALLFETAASRLSLSTEDYTRGPRRVLVFQTVLNAAVLVGLWWAESQERELAFAGGLLGMVHLTLTGLFLCTDVDGQARALRAKTRVWSLLRPGALRGFRLMVVLLLGWTLFSALLQVGSPQTRTHHEPMLLATWAAMAYALLFLSAALLMGRMPRSDRWASPVSVRILFVTLVGLCSVIPPLVALLLGEKSDDGFLNLLNPTVGIVNFATYNYSDEQPKMTPGLLYIVCGLAVLATFVADRVLARRERQAHEA, from the coding sequence GTGAGCGAGGACGTGGCGCCGCTGCCGTCCCGGTGGGCGCGGCTGGGAGAACGGCTGGGGGAGCGGCTCAACCCGCTGGTCGTGAAGGAGGTCCGGCAAGGGCTGCGCACGCGGCTGTTCTGGGTGTGCTTCGGGCTGATGTTGCTCGCATGCCTGCTGGTGTCGCTGCTGGCGTACGCGGACATGAGCGGGGGCAGCTACCGGCCCAAGGGGCAGACGTACTTCTTCACCTTCTTCGTCTTCCTGGGGCTGGTGCACTTCTTCATCATCCCCTACAGCGCCTACCGCTCGCTGGCGCGCGAGCGCGAGGACGAGACGTGGGTGCTGCTGACGCTCACCGGCCTGGGGCCCCGGCGCATCCTGCGGGGCAAGGTGGCGAGCTTCCTCATCCAGGCGGGGCTGTATGCCTCGGCGGCGGGGCCGTTCCTGCTGTTCAGCTATTACCTCAATGGCATCGAGCTGCCGATCATCCTCGTGGTGCTGGCGCTGGGGGCGCTCTGGCTGGTCTTCCTGACGGTGCTGGCGGTGTGCGCGGCCACGCTGGCCGACGGCAGGCTGGGGCGCGCCTTCATGCACTTCGTGGTGCTGGGCACGCTGGGGGCGGGCGTGGCCCAGGGGCTGGGGGTGGCGTTCGCCCTGAGCACGGGAAGCTCCCGCATGATGCGGGGGGAGGATTTTTTCTACGTCGTGGGCGTGGCGGTATGGCTGATGGTGAGCTACGGCGCGCTCCTCTTCGAGACGGCCGCCTCGCGGTTGAGCTTGAGCACCGAGGACTACACGCGCGGCCCCCGCCGCGTGCTCGTCTTCCAGACGGTGTTGAACGCCGCGGTGCTGGTGGGACTCTGGTGGGCGGAGTCCCAGGAGCGGGAGCTCGCTTTCGCCGGGGGACTTCTGGGGATGGTCCACCTGACCCTGACGGGCCTCTTTCTCTGCACCGATGTGGATGGGCAGGCCCGGGCACTCCGGGCGAAGACCCGGGTGTGGTCCCTGCTGCGTCCGGGGGCCCTGCGAGGCTTCCGGCTCATGGTGGTGCTGCTGCTCGGGTGGACCCTGTTCAGCGCACTGCTCCAGGTGGGCTCTCCCCAGACGAGAACCCACCACGAGCCGATGCTCCTCGCCACCTGGGCCGCGATGGCTTACGCGCTCTTGTTCCTCTCGGCGGCGCTGCTGATGGGGCGAATGCCGCGCTCGGACCGCTGGGCCTCGCCCGTGTCGGTGCGCATCCTGTTCGTGACGCTGGTGGGCCTGTGCAGCGTGATTCCTCCCCTCGTGGCCCTGCTGCTGGGAGAGAAGTCCGATGACGGCTTCCTCAACTTGCTCAATCCCACCGTGGGGATCGTCAACTTCGCCACGTATAACTACAGTGACGAGCAGCCCAAGATGACGCCGGGGCTGCTCTACATCGTGTGCGGGTTGGCGGTGCTGGCCACCTTCGTCGCGGACCGGGTGCTCGCGCGGCGTGAGCGGCAGGCGCACGAAGCGTGA
- a CDS encoding ABC transporter ATP-binding protein has protein sequence MSLLEVKGLRRDYGALRAVDDVSFELEAGTILGFIGPNGAGKSTTMRILATLDAPTQGEVLLDGRSLVDAPDQARPLIGYMPDRYGTYDDVTVWEFLDFFARAYGLKGAVRRQRVASVMDFTGLHPLKDKLTSALSKGMKQRVALGRTLLHDPKLLILDEPADGLDPRARIELRELLRALADQGKAVLISSHILTELAEICDTCAIIEQGRLLATGNVAELLARSAGHGAELLVRLAVGAEGDAAYARAERLLLEQPGLDQVTHEAGGLRVRLTLEPGATPAQVDEVAARLLAVLVGAGVPVCAFSHRQLNLEDAFMTVTKGRVA, from the coding sequence ATGAGCTTGCTGGAAGTGAAGGGGCTGCGGCGAGACTATGGCGCCCTGCGCGCCGTGGATGACGTGTCCTTCGAGCTGGAGGCGGGCACCATCCTCGGGTTCATCGGGCCCAACGGCGCGGGCAAGAGCACCACGATGCGCATCCTCGCCACGCTGGACGCGCCCACCCAGGGCGAGGTGCTGCTGGACGGGCGCTCGCTGGTGGACGCGCCGGATCAGGCCCGGCCGCTCATCGGCTACATGCCGGACCGCTATGGCACCTATGACGATGTCACCGTCTGGGAGTTCCTGGACTTCTTCGCCCGCGCCTATGGGCTGAAGGGGGCCGTGCGCCGCCAGCGGGTGGCCTCGGTGATGGACTTCACGGGGCTCCACCCGCTGAAGGACAAGCTCACCAGCGCGCTGTCCAAGGGCATGAAGCAGCGGGTGGCGCTCGGGCGCACGCTGCTGCACGATCCGAAGCTGCTCATCCTCGACGAGCCGGCGGATGGCCTGGATCCGCGGGCCCGCATCGAGCTGCGCGAGCTGCTGCGGGCGCTGGCGGATCAGGGCAAGGCCGTCCTCATCTCCAGCCACATCCTCACGGAGCTGGCGGAGATCTGCGACACCTGCGCCATCATCGAGCAGGGGCGGCTCTTGGCCACGGGCAACGTGGCGGAGCTGCTGGCGCGAAGCGCGGGCCATGGGGCGGAGTTGCTGGTGCGGCTGGCGGTAGGGGCGGAAGGGGACGCGGCGTATGCGCGCGCGGAGCGGCTGCTGCTGGAGCAGCCGGGCCTGGACCAGGTGACGCACGAGGCGGGCGGCCTGCGCGTGAGGCTGACGCTGGAGCCCGGGGCCACCCCCGCACAGGTGGACGAGGTGGCGGCGCGGCTCCTGGCGGTGCTGGTGGGGGCGGGCGTGCCGGTCTGCGCGTTCAGCCACCGCCAGCTGAACCTCGAGGATGCCTTCATGACGGTGACGAAGGGGAGGGTGGCGTGA